One Solidesulfovibrio fructosivorans JJ] DNA window includes the following coding sequences:
- the gpmI gene encoding 2,3-bisphosphoglycerate-independent phosphoglycerate mutase — protein MKPTPTLLLILDGWGLAPDGPGNAVTEAGTPTLDRLLAANPSTILACSGRAVGLPDGFMGNSEVGHMNIGAGRVVYQDMTRIDMAVEEGNLAANPVLADLAKASLAAGGRVHLMGLVSDGGVHSHVRHLKALVETFIALGQRDILVHAFLDGRDTPPQSGAGYVAGLEAFLRQAGTGRIASLTGRFYAMDRDKRFDRVAAAYAGLTEGAGEVFTDPVAAVKAAYAAGETDEFVKPRVLAGGDGVIRDGDAVFFFNFRADRAREITAALTKDDFDGFARTVRPKLSGFATMTEYEGSFQLPVAFAPESISDVLGEVYSREGLTQLRLAETEKYAHVTYFMNCGREEPFPGEERILVPSPRDVATYDLKPEMSAVAVTDAFLASMDKGHSLSIVNLANCDMVGHTGILEAAKTAVRTVDACVARIADAVASAGWRMLVTADHGNAEEMIASDGGPMTAHTLNPVRLILVDPAKKGGRLSPGKLGDIAPTLLTLAGLPVPAAMTGNCLFSEQGK, from the coding sequence GGGCCTGCCGGACGGGTTCATGGGCAACTCCGAGGTCGGTCACATGAATATCGGCGCCGGCCGGGTGGTCTACCAGGACATGACCCGCATCGACATGGCCGTGGAGGAGGGGAACCTTGCCGCCAACCCCGTCCTGGCCGATCTTGCCAAGGCCTCCCTGGCCGCCGGCGGGCGCGTCCATCTCATGGGCCTCGTTTCGGACGGCGGGGTGCACAGCCATGTCCGACACCTTAAAGCTTTGGTTGAGACTTTTATCGCCCTTGGCCAGCGCGATATCCTCGTGCACGCCTTTCTCGACGGCCGCGATACGCCGCCCCAAAGCGGCGCGGGCTACGTGGCCGGGCTCGAGGCCTTTTTGCGCCAGGCGGGGACCGGCCGCATCGCCAGCCTCACCGGGCGCTTTTACGCCATGGACCGCGACAAGCGTTTCGACCGGGTGGCCGCCGCCTATGCCGGCCTCACCGAGGGCGCGGGCGAGGTCTTCACCGATCCCGTGGCGGCGGTCAAAGCCGCTTACGCGGCCGGGGAGACCGATGAGTTCGTCAAACCCCGGGTGCTTGCCGGCGGGGACGGGGTGATTCGCGACGGGGACGCCGTATTTTTCTTCAACTTCCGGGCCGACCGGGCCAGGGAAATCACGGCGGCGCTCACGAAGGACGATTTCGACGGCTTTGCCCGCACGGTGCGGCCGAAGCTTTCGGGCTTCGCCACCATGACCGAATACGAAGGCTCGTTTCAGCTGCCCGTGGCCTTTGCTCCGGAAAGCATCAGCGACGTGTTGGGCGAGGTCTATTCCCGTGAAGGTCTCACCCAGCTGCGCCTGGCCGAGACCGAGAAATACGCCCACGTCACCTATTTCATGAACTGCGGCCGCGAAGAGCCCTTTCCCGGCGAGGAGCGCATCCTCGTTCCGTCGCCGCGCGACGTGGCCACCTACGACCTCAAGCCCGAGATGAGCGCCGTGGCCGTCACCGACGCCTTTCTGGCCTCCATGGACAAGGGGCATAGTCTCTCCATCGTCAATCTGGCCAACTGCGACATGGTCGGCCACACCGGGATTCTCGAGGCGGCCAAGACGGCCGTGCGCACGGTCGACGCCTGCGTGGCCCGCATCGCCGATGCCGTGGCATCGGCCGGCTGGCGTATGCTCGTCACCGCCGACCATGGCAACGCCGAGGAGATGATCGCCTCGGACGGCGGCCCCATGACCGCCCATACTCTCAATCCGGTGCGCCTCATCCTCGTCGATCCGGCGAAAAAGGGCGGCCGGCTCTCCCCGGGCAAGCTCGGCGACATCGCCCCCACGCTGCTGACCCTGGCCGGACTGCCCGTGCCGGCGGCCATGACCGGAAACTGCCTTTTTTCGGAGCAGGGCAAATGA
- a CDS encoding site-2 protease family protein: MPYVAVVALLAVLVFIHELGHFLAAKALGLPVARFSLGFGPIVWSRSLGGTRYCLSAVPLGGYVLLDLIDSRDYLARPLPARLAFSLAGPLANVAAACGCYAVAWLLTPGAHGLAALWQPFVWTAKSAWLVLSSIPELFRHAGNLSSLVGIVAEGGRYVRGETVRLFLFGGYLSMSLAVFNLLPLPPLDGGKIVFDSLERCASRLARFYLPSAVCGWLVLIALMVYATANDIVKYLA; encoded by the coding sequence ATGCCCTACGTCGCTGTCGTCGCGCTTTTGGCGGTACTCGTTTTCATCCATGAGCTGGGCCACTTCCTGGCCGCCAAGGCCCTTGGCCTGCCCGTCGCCCGGTTTTCCCTGGGCTTCGGACCCATTGTGTGGAGCCGGTCGCTCGGCGGCACCCGCTATTGCCTGTCCGCTGTGCCGCTTGGCGGCTACGTGCTGCTCGACCTGATCGATTCCCGCGATTACCTTGCCCGCCCCTTGCCGGCGCGTCTGGCCTTTTCCCTGGCAGGCCCGCTGGCCAATGTGGCCGCCGCCTGCGGTTGTTACGCGGTCGCCTGGCTGCTGACGCCCGGGGCGCATGGCCTTGCCGCGCTGTGGCAACCGTTCGTTTGGACAGCCAAAAGCGCCTGGCTTGTCCTGTCGTCCATCCCGGAACTCTTCCGCCATGCCGGAAACCTGAGCAGCCTTGTCGGTATCGTGGCCGAAGGCGGGCGGTACGTGCGGGGCGAGACGGTCCGCCTGTTTTTGTTCGGCGGCTATCTTTCCATGAGCCTGGCCGTTTTCAACCTGCTTCCCCTGCCGCCCCTCGACGGCGGCAAAATCGTGTTCGACAGCCTTGAGCGTTGTGCCTCCCGGTTGGCCCGGTTCTACCTGCCCTCGGCGGTCTGCGGCTGGCTGGTCCTCATTGCGCTCATGGTCTACGCCACGGCGAACGACATCGTAAAATATCTGGCCTGA